A genomic window from Algoriphagus sp. Y33 includes:
- a CDS encoding efflux RND transporter periplasmic adaptor subunit, whose amino-acid sequence MKLINKFLPLIALAFVAVSCASEESVDAKKAELEKLKAESHEIDTRIRALEAELIELDPEFAKQNQKSLLITTAKVKKGEFDHYVEVTGSVLSKKNVMISAEAAGRILEVPVSEGQTVAKGAVLATIDAESIQRNIDELENTLSLATTLFEKQERLWNQQIGTEVQFLEAKNRKEGLERNLATAKTQLDKATVRAPFSGTIESVEVRLGELVQPGVSMFQFVGKSDLFIEADISESYVGVLDKGDSVNVNFPSIGKELRTRVSSVGAIINPDNRTFKIEVFLPSMAMVKPNMISVLKIRDYENPEAIIVPSYLILSDNRGDYLFTVVDGKAKKTYVKRGKTFDRESEILEGLTGSETLVDKGFREVGDNFNVNIAQ is encoded by the coding sequence ATGAAACTAATCAATAAATTTTTACCCCTAATTGCGCTGGCTTTTGTAGCTGTTTCCTGTGCTTCGGAAGAAAGTGTGGATGCCAAAAAAGCTGAACTGGAAAAGCTCAAAGCTGAATCCCATGAAATCGATACCCGGATTAGAGCGTTGGAGGCTGAGCTGATCGAACTGGATCCCGAATTTGCAAAGCAAAACCAAAAGTCGTTGCTGATCACTACAGCGAAAGTAAAAAAGGGAGAATTCGATCATTATGTAGAAGTGACCGGATCAGTGCTTTCCAAGAAGAATGTAATGATCAGCGCGGAGGCTGCAGGGCGTATTCTAGAGGTGCCCGTGAGTGAAGGGCAGACCGTGGCTAAAGGAGCTGTGCTTGCAACAATCGATGCAGAGTCTATCCAGCGGAATATTGATGAGTTGGAGAATACGTTGAGTCTGGCTACCACATTATTTGAGAAACAAGAACGTCTCTGGAACCAGCAGATCGGTACAGAAGTACAATTTCTGGAAGCGAAGAATAGGAAAGAGGGGCTGGAGCGGAATCTTGCCACTGCCAAAACCCAGCTAGATAAGGCCACTGTAAGAGCACCCTTTTCGGGGACGATCGAATCGGTAGAGGTAAGACTGGGAGAATTGGTCCAGCCAGGTGTCTCTATGTTTCAATTTGTCGGAAAAAGTGACTTGTTTATTGAAGCAGATATATCGGAAAGTTATGTAGGGGTGCTGGACAAGGGTGATTCGGTAAACGTGAATTTCCCGTCGATAGGCAAAGAACTCCGTACCAGAGTGTCATCTGTGGGAGCGATTATCAACCCTGACAACCGTACGTTCAAGATAGAGGTTTTTTTACCTAGCATGGCCATGGTGAAGCCCAATATGATCTCGGTCTTGAAGATTCGGGATTATGAAAATCCCGAGGCTATAATCGTACCGAGTTATTTGATTTTAAGTGATAACAGAGGCGATTACTTATTTACGGTAGTAGATGGGAAGGCCAAGAAAACCTATGTCAAGCGGGGCAAAACCTTTGATAGGGAATCAGAAATACTAGAGGGACTGACCGGTTCGGAGACCTTGGTGGATAAAGGATTTCGGGAAGTGGGGGATAATTTCAATGTGAATATAGCTCAGTAG
- a CDS encoding TolC family protein → MFRSKIYLTLLIVLGLVKLEATAQEAPKVDEVQLNLKEALEFALENNVDAKNARLEILVSKGVVGENRAAGLPQITSTLEMTKNVQPPLIILPAEAGGIIPDDGSGGGSADTPDDITVIPFAVNYQSSLSINVEQMIFNGSYFVGLKAAKTLKTLTEFDKVKTENDVVENVKKAYFTVLVNNERRKLVEANLTQTDALLKETEAMYEAGFVEKLDVSRIKVQSNNLKTELEKNEVAVAVSKELLKLHMGLPETIEIELTQDLSSLNDEAEIMNLLDQAGSNRVEVDQVITNRDLALLDLKNNQIQYMPQITAFGTFQRVSGAENLGSVFQADRWFSTSFVGLRMSIPIFDGLNKHYRIQQSRLKVNQLENQLMYMEQNVALELFEARKTLQNSLRTLVVQEENMELAREVFEMTKIKYNEGVGSNLEVVEANATLEEAESNYFSALYDALVAKVDLEKALGILQEGLDN, encoded by the coding sequence ATGTTTAGATCGAAGATTTATTTAACACTGCTGATAGTTTTGGGCTTAGTTAAGCTTGAGGCTACTGCACAAGAAGCACCTAAAGTGGATGAGGTACAGCTCAATCTCAAAGAGGCATTGGAGTTTGCGCTGGAAAATAATGTAGATGCAAAAAATGCCAGGCTGGAGATTTTGGTTTCAAAGGGAGTTGTAGGAGAAAACAGAGCCGCCGGTCTGCCTCAAATCACCAGCACACTGGAGATGACCAAAAACGTACAGCCCCCGTTAATCATCTTGCCTGCTGAAGCAGGAGGAATTATTCCTGACGACGGTTCGGGCGGTGGGTCGGCGGATACTCCCGATGATATAACCGTTATACCGTTTGCCGTAAACTATCAGTCTTCATTAAGTATCAATGTGGAGCAGATGATTTTTAACGGATCTTATTTTGTGGGGTTGAAGGCAGCTAAAACGCTTAAAACCCTAACTGAATTTGATAAAGTAAAGACAGAGAATGATGTTGTCGAAAATGTGAAAAAGGCATATTTCACTGTACTGGTAAACAATGAAAGGAGAAAATTAGTAGAGGCTAACCTTACTCAGACAGATGCTTTGTTGAAAGAAACAGAAGCGATGTATGAAGCGGGGTTTGTAGAAAAGTTGGATGTGAGCAGGATCAAGGTTCAGTCTAATAACCTAAAGACTGAGCTTGAGAAAAACGAGGTAGCTGTAGCCGTGAGCAAGGAATTGCTAAAACTTCATATGGGATTGCCCGAAACTATTGAGATAGAGCTGACGCAAGATCTGTCGTCACTTAATGATGAAGCAGAAATCATGAATTTGCTTGATCAAGCCGGCTCCAATAGGGTAGAGGTTGACCAGGTGATTACCAATAGGGATCTTGCACTACTGGATTTAAAAAATAATCAGATTCAATATATGCCTCAAATTACTGCGTTTGGAACTTTTCAGAGAGTGTCGGGTGCAGAAAATTTGGGCAGTGTTTTTCAGGCAGACAGATGGTTTTCAACATCTTTTGTGGGGTTGAGGATGTCTATTCCTATTTTCGATGGACTCAATAAGCATTATAGAATACAGCAAAGCCGGTTGAAAGTGAATCAACTGGAAAATCAGTTGATGTATATGGAGCAGAATGTAGCATTGGAGTTGTTTGAGGCGAGAAAAACGCTCCAGAATAGTCTCCGTACACTGGTGGTCCAAGAGGAAAATATGGAGCTGGCAAGAGAGGTGTTTGAGATGACCAAGATTAAATATAACGAAGGTGTCGGATCGAATCTCGAGGTGGTGGAAGCAAATGCGACACTGGAAGAGGCTGAGTCCAATTATTTTTCAGCGCTTTACGATGCTCTGGTGGCTAAAGTGGATCTGGAGAAGGCACTTGGTATTTTACAGGAAGGACTGGACAACTAA
- a CDS encoding TetR/AcrR family transcriptional regulator: MRDKILGVAQEQFSQYGIRAITMEDIARLAGVSKKTIYQEFSDKKQLVKEAFAVALNEDQQSLKKIMNGEDGVIEHLVHMSKMVRERLATLNPMVLLEIQKYFPEVWEMFNEFKDEIIVTDIVNVIEKGKRLGYFRPEINAKILANMRVDQIRSAMNPSTFDRTDFGLVALHMEMLDHFLHGIFTEKGREAYFEKRNSN, from the coding sequence ATGAGAGATAAGATTCTGGGGGTAGCACAAGAGCAGTTCAGTCAGTACGGGATCCGTGCCATAACTATGGAAGATATCGCCCGATTGGCAGGAGTTTCGAAGAAGACAATTTATCAGGAGTTTAGTGATAAAAAGCAGCTAGTAAAGGAAGCTTTTGCCGTGGCCTTGAATGAAGATCAACAGTCGCTCAAAAAGATAATGAATGGGGAGGACGGGGTTATTGAGCATTTGGTACATATGTCCAAAATGGTAAGAGAACGTTTGGCCACTTTAAATCCCATGGTTTTGCTGGAGATCCAGAAGTACTTTCCGGAAGTGTGGGAGATGTTCAATGAGTTTAAAGATGAAATTATTGTGACAGATATCGTCAACGTGATTGAAAAAGGCAAGAGGCTTGGCTACTTTCGACCTGAAATCAATGCCAAGATTTTGGCAAATATGAGAGTTGACCAAATTAGGTCTGCCATGAATCCTTCAACTTTCGATAGGACAGACTTCGGTCTAGTGGCACTTCACATGGAGATGCTGGATCATTTCTTACATGGCATATTTACCGAAAAAGGCAGGGAAGCTTATTTTGAAAAGCGTAATTCGAATTAA
- a CDS encoding transposase gives MSRKYKIRDQERLYFVTFTIVEWIDLFTRKHYRDILVDSLKYCQNNKGLDLCAFCIMSSHIHLIIGRNSEPTIESIIRDFKKFTSTEIVKSIQTSQDESRKEFLLNHFRKAGAKNSNNTVFQLWQQHNHPIELNTNEKISRCLNYIHQNPVVAGLVYSAEDYIYSSASNYAGLPEKMIDVILIE, from the coding sequence ATGAGCAGAAAATACAAAATCAGAGATCAGGAGAGACTATATTTCGTGACTTTTACAATTGTAGAATGGATTGATCTCTTCACGCGAAAACATTACAGAGATATTCTGGTAGATTCTTTAAAATACTGCCAAAATAATAAAGGCTTGGACTTATGCGCCTTTTGCATCATGTCAAGCCATATTCATTTGATCATTGGCAGAAATAGTGAGCCAACAATCGAGTCAATTATCCGGGATTTCAAAAAATTTACTTCGACAGAAATAGTTAAATCTATCCAGACAAGCCAGGATGAAAGCAGAAAAGAATTTTTGCTTAATCACTTTAGGAAAGCCGGAGCAAAGAACTCAAACAACACGGTTTTTCAATTATGGCAGCAACATAATCATCCAATTGAGCTAAATACAAATGAAAAGATCAGTAGATGTCTCAATTACATACATCAGAATCCAGTAGTTGCCGGATTGGTGTATTCAGCAGAGGATTATATTTATAGCAGTGCATCCAACTATGCAGGATTACCGGAAAAGATGATTGATGTGATTCTTATTGAATAG